CGatggcgctgtttacattcccggcggtcacagtgaagatccaagatggcggcgcccatgctgaacacatggctgcagcgtcgctgcatgatgatgtcatcactggtgccgggatctcgtcataaaagggcgcccaaaacactgtgacggagcccaagaataggatttgctgccattaatcctgggttcctgtttgtgtttcctgattcctgatttcAGCCTGTTTCatgcctgtttccagctcccagcctgaatcctgctcccagtctgtttctagctcctacctcgattctgaccccctgcctgaactcttgatatttgcatctgatctgcctgccctcgttaactcctgcctgtgaccactactactgattctgcttaaccctttggataccgcgaccttgctccctcaagagggcttcctccttgatccagactacctccctggagggagctcccggctccctgacacaggGTTATacaacattatattgtcattctatttacatactttcattttttggtgttactgttaagaAAATAGGTGCAAATGAGAGTAATCTCTATATGGTATTACTTCCCATCTTTTCTCTTTATATTATGATAAGGATAAGAGCTGCACTGCTAAATACCTATATTTGATTGCTAGTGTGCTCTTTCTCCTCTTTATTTTGTCAACACCTTCAGATCTCTGACCACCATGCTGATGTTGTGCCCAAAAGCAGGATTCTTATTTTGCTATACCAACATACACTGACATTCTAGAATTGCTTTAATACAGAGCGCCACATATACAGTAGTTTCATTTTTTAATCAATGTGTTCTCAGTCCTTTATCCTTTTTTACTGTTATATAACTGAAATCTCTTTTTGTTCATTGTAGTGGAGAAGTTGACAGTTTTAGAGGAAACTACAGTGCAGAAAGAAGAGGTTATGAACAACATTGCCTTGTTGGAGGAGAAAGTAAAACAGCTCAAGAAGAAGACTCTCCTAGCACATGACAGGTCAGTGCCACACACACTTTAGGGAAAGGTGTTTCTGGACAAAGATAGgtgcaatacatacagtatatggaataaAGTTATTGGACAAAATATGTAAATACCAAAGATATAAGAAATGGATTTGCTGCACAAAGATAGGTTACTACCACAAAGTCTGCTGCCTCATTATGATACCCGTAGGGCTCATACACACTGTGCTCAACATCTATTCCAGCCATGCCTGAGCTAATTTACCAGAGGATCTGTACCCCCAGGAATGGTGATAATTAAAAAGAATATTCTTGCTCTGTTCCTGTAGATACAGGATCAAGTGGAAACATTAGAGCAATTATCTGTTGCAGTGGAAGTAAGTAAGCACAAAGAACTATGCAGCAAATACACACATGGATCCTGACCACCGTTTGTATAAGCACCTACTGCAGCTTACAGTCTATTGGCTGCTGACAATTATAGATTCCAGATTACCAGCATCACATGACTTTGTAGTGGGTTCAGGGCACAAACATTAATAATGTTATTCTCCATTACAGACAACATGGATCACCAGTAGTGAATGGCTCTGACTCTGAACCCTGTTATCAAACAGAAGACTTGAGACTGGAGTCCAAACAAGATATGGTAATGTGGTGACATCCAAATCTATAAGGCTAGAACCTGGAAGAAACATTTCTGCTGCTGAAGTAAACTTTTTATAGCAGGCcaaatattttgctttaatatGACACATCATGGTCACATCTTACAAGCAGATTACACATAATTTTATTGGGAGGGAAGAGCTTATCCCCCAGATGCTGGGATAGGATGTTGTTACAGACATTTCTATACACCTTGGCTTTTTTTATAAGATGATAACTTATGCATCGTAAGTATTTTGTACCAGTTGCTAgatgaatataatgtaagttgtTTCTCAACAATCCTTATACGATTCCTCGTTGTTTGTTACCAACGGCAGGTCCAAGGGCAACTATTATCCACTTCTGTGAATGAAGGGGATATCCTGCAGGCCCAAAAGAAGAAGATATTTGGTTCAAGTCAGATCTTCTTAAATATGGAGGATAAATATTTCAAGATCCAACCTATTTCTTTCAGTAATGTTGTTCAAGACAAGGTCACACAGCAGTAAGGAAACTTTTTTAAGCATTTCCATATTTTTCTGCTTGCATGAAGGACCATACATTTGGTGATAACTGGATTTTAGTTTAAACCGTATAATCCATAATATGCTTTTAAATGCCCCATGTTCATAAACTCGTGGCACAGtgcctaagggttagttcacacgaggagattcggggagattttgtcttttgaggcgacttcggaaaacgcagcgctgcgtgtgctttagcgcagacgacttttcattatagcggacgggaacacacgcagaggcagttcggggggattgttgcccagaagattagtcgccaggcgacaaaatcaccccgaatctccttgtgtgaactaaccctttgcTTTTCTCTGCTTGCATTCATCTGTATTTACTGATGTATGTCTCTGCACTGATAGGTACAGCATTGACTTGTTTTGGTCATACATCTGCATtctgctccatgtgtctgcacacaGACCAACACTGTGACTGTCATTGCAGAGACACAAAGGAGTGATGGGAGTGCATAAGCTTTTCTTCACTTGCCAAAGCGAATGTATAGCTTTGTGCGACATTAGGCTTAGAAATTGTAAGTGTTGCACCATGGTGACTATTAAGACTTATGATATAATGAATttacttgtgaaaaaaaacaataaaaggatataaatgcGTGGGTGAGTAGGTTCTTAAGTATTTCTTGATGTGAGGTATTCTTCATAGAACGTTATAAAACAGCAAGACCCAGTGGTTAGAATAAATCATGCTCTTCTACTTAATGGAGAATGCCTCATTTTAGTCAATCAAAATGGCTTTCACTATTTATGAAAAGGTGAAATAAATCTTACCACAGATCACTAAATGGACAGTCACCACTCTGACTGTTCAAATACATAGGTCCCAGCACTGATCCAAACAATGATGCCTTGGTGCAGTTGATGCTGTGGTTAGATAGAAATCATTTGAAGAggtcacactcacaggacttaaagtgaaaataaaaaatgtttactagAAAGGATGTCTAACCCTGCAAcaacagcctttttcaaagtgcatatatataaacaaatataaatttgcaGAAAATGAATTTCCAAGCCATCTAATATCTATGCCCCCATATTTTATTGAATATATTATTACATGGGTATTGCACATTCTTTTCATATAGGCTTTGCTCATGAGGAAATCATTatgtctcttttcttttcttttccagctATGAGCGTGGTCTCAAGCACATGTCTACTCAGCAATATGAAAGTGCAGTTGTCTCATTTTCAAAAGCAATTGAACTGAATCCAGAGAAGGTAAGAGAAGCCAAGAGTTACAGAATAAAATTAGGATCAAAGAGCCCTATTCAATAATAGCTTGTGAACAGATAAGATGTTGTAGAAAGGAAGGAAGGGCACAccccttaaggcagtgatccccaaccagtatctcgtgagcaacatgttgctccccaaccccttggatgttgctcccagtggcctcaaagcaggagcttatttttgaattccaggcttggaggcaagttttggttgcataataaccaaatgtactgccaaacatagagtcatgtaagctgccagtccacataggggctactaatagccaatcacagctcttatttggcagtgcacccccaggaacttatgcttgtgttgctccccaactttttacatctgaatgttgctcacagctgaaaaaggttggggacccctgccttaaggcCCCAATATACGGGCGATAAAATCTGCCAACAtaccgagtctgcagcttattggcctgtgtgtggggccatccgacgggctttcccgatcgatatctggccaacaaAGTCGGTCAGATCTCGCCCAGGCGAGTTAAAAAATCCAGtctgatcgcggccgcatctctGTGTGTAtacggtcccacgatccgaccgcccctTCTCCtgcagcccaatatcgcccacttcaatgtgggcatatcgggcagagcgatgtcgccaaacgagtggttctctacgtctatggccaccttaaaggtgttCATCAGTGGAGCACTTGTGTCTGACCTCTACACTGCATTCTGCACTGAACACTGGATGAAAATTCTGGTGTTTAGATGAAAATTAGTTTGCACACTGTGTGGAGAAATGTGCCCTTTTGTTTATCTCATTTGCAGTGGTTGATaatcaacactttaaaaaaaatgcttttataacTATTCCTTTCTTTGTCTTGCTCATTCTTTCTTTGTGTTTAATCATAAACCTGAATCTTACTCCACTGCAGGCAAAACACTACATTAAGAGATCAGAGGCTTTTCTCCAACTCTGTGATTTTAAGTCTGCAGCACTAAATTTACAGAAGGCCTGTTCATTTACACAACCAAGGAAGGAGTACACTGAATTGTTGGCCTTTATATTTTACCTGCAGGTGAGAAACAGGTAATAGCCTTTTATATTGTAATCATTGTGCATTTACAGGCCTTCCTGGGTAGAAACCAAAACTTAGACAAGTAAAGGGAAACAAAGTTGTTACAGGGTCCGGAGAAGGTTAAATTTTATTAAGCACTGTAGCTTAAATCTCCACAATAAGCCACTTAGTGTTATTCAATTGTTCTAGTACAtcatttgtttaaaggaacagtaacaaaaattttttttaaaaaattcattactacacatcaaaaaataaacaccaaggagCGGAaatggagtttcggtaagttatttcttaataaaggctttgcaattttaaagttttatttgtcttggtgtttattttttgatgttactgttcctttaaacaaagtTATATAGTGACAGTGCGTTTAAAATGCATCTGTCTTATTGAAATGGAGAAACTTACTGCCTTATTGAATAATAGGCTTAGTAAATTTGAGGACGTATGGAATATTTGGctttacagagaaggaatgctacaAAGACAATTATAATATCTCAACCATCGAATGGTTTCGCTCAACCCCACCCCCCACCTTTTTcccctatcttttttccccttttataagGAAATGTTGCTAATTTGTTAACACATATATAGGTTTGTACACGTGCGGTAAAGTGATAGACGGAAATGTCTTTCAGTAAAGATTTTTATTGATTTGTGTATAAGCAGGACACAATGTTGCATTCTGTCAAATATTTGTTACCctcaataaacagaaagttgaaaaaaaaaaagaaatgcatctGTCTGGCATAAAAATGTATAGGGAAGTGTGCCTTTAAGCTGCATGATATGGGCTGCAGGGGATACCTGGTGGTTCCAGGTCAGTTCTAGTGGAGCTGCCTGTAAAGGTGAAATTGTGTGCTCCAATACCCGCTgttttatccgattttcaagattttttgggatttttaacccaaaaaacgTAGGGGTATGGCATGAAAGCCAGCGCACATCAaacaatcattgggacttctcccattgacttatatgcaacctctaaaggtctgagatgccggattttctgattcggacttttccatcctcagggttcaaaaagtccaattttataaataagaatttttcattatttttgcatttggagtttagtaaataatcccctataagttatctcaaaggtgaacaaccactttaaagcaTTATGATTCCATATTGGAGTGTGGGTCCCTCTGAACGTTTTGAGGCCCATatttcaaagtccgaatttatctctctgaccaaatccgcactggtttttttgccttatttatacacttttctgaaaattttgtttgtgtgaAAAACCCGGATTTACCACCCGAgaactcagatttttttcagatttttgccagaaaaccccagaaatcttcggattattgcactaaaaatcattgggacttctccctatatatatatatatatatatatatatatatatatatatatatatatatatatatatatatatatatatatatatatatatatatatatatatatatatatatatatatatagtaggaacaaatattgttattttgcccCGGGTACTTCAAGTAAAAGTAAGAATATTCAGTATGgaatttaaatatactgtatataacagttaTAGTAAAAAAGATTGTTTTGGATTGTTTGTATGATACGGCTGTGATTGTCTCACAGGGGCAGTGCCTGTTTGAGCGGGAGTGCTATCTGGATGCACTGGAATATTTTACCCGCAGCTCAGAGCTTCAACCCTTGAATAAACAGTGTCACTTATGCAGGTGAGACTTCATACCTGGTTATGAGCTGAAGAATATGCATTACTGTAATCCAGATCCTTAAGAAGGTTAATGCGGTTGTATGCTTTtagttaaacttttagtatgttataaagcgaactttattttttatggttttcagattatttttctCCCTACATATACCTTCCTGGCCAGCATCATAAACTGCTCTGGTTGTCGGGGTCACTGTTCACAACAACCTATacatatcaaattattttttattgcttatctttctatttaggccttatCCTATTTATCTTCTATTCTGACATATGCAACACAACAGCTACTGAGAGTGGCTGAAAAAACTTTTGCATGCttccacccatgatgccttatgggagaatcaaaactcttattttggtatttaggcagtgctgtgtgtacaGCATGaaacaagtaaataccttctgatttaaGAAGGCTTCCCTTTgcatgaaaaaaacctgaaacttCTCCGCATCCTGCATGCGTTACTCTGTTTGTACCCAATAAGGTTTTAGACTCGTCACAAAGTTTAAAGTGTATATTAAAACTTTTTCTCTACACAGTATATCCTGCCTTGCAGCTCTGGGAAGACATGCAGAGTGTATCCGCTTGGTTACTAAATGGCTGGAAGAGGAACAAGGAAATCCAGACCTGTATGTTGTTCGTGCAAGGCTTTATGACTACTTAAACCAGGTCTGCAATTTTTCAGGGTGTGCAAACGTCCTGTGTATTCTGTACACTTCTGAAGCATTTAGGAAAGATGGAAAAGCATTCTGATTCTGTATTGCCACAGCTTCTTTTGCAAAGTTAGTAATTTCTCACCCATAGCATTTGACAGTAAATAAAGTTGGCCAGGTATAGGATAGAACAAACTCCATGACAAGTGCAACAAGGCCCATGAGAGACTTCTTGATTTTAAGATCCTTTAATGAGTTTGGTGTAGCATGTTTTGGCGAATGTAATGTATGCCATTTATAGGCTTTTCTTTTGTTACTGCCAGGCATCAATGTGCTATCAAGATTTACAGAGTGCTCTATCACTGCACCCACAGCACACTGTAGCCTGCACCATGCAAGAAAAGCTGATGGCCAAAGCAGAGGAAGCAAAAATGAAAGCCATCAATCATGCAGTTCAAGGACATTTCCACGAAGCCCTCAAGAAAATATGCATTGCCTTAGAATACAGTCCATCATCAGCTGAGTACCATGTATTCAGGTAACACATTTGTCAAGataccattaaaggaattgttcagtacagaagtaaaaactgggtaaatatttaaaatatttaaatatgggtaaaaattttgctgtgcaaaaaaaaaaaatgtttccgatatagtttgtcaaaaatgtaacgtataaaggctggagtgattggatgtctaacataatagccagaacactacttccagctttgcagctctcttggtttacactgattggttaccaggcagtaaccaatcagtggcttgaggggggccacatgggtcataactgtttgcttttgaatctgacctgcatgctgaggatcaattgcaaactaactgaacagttatgccctATGTGGCCCTCCTTAAGGTCACTGATTAACTCAACAACACGTAAAACAAAGTGATTAATTAATCTACATCTGGGGCTGCCAGCAGTGATTGACTTAAATGAATAGttttaataacaatttaaattaaaaatttaaaaactaaaataatgagaCAATAAGTATTCTAAATGAATTATGTATAAGTGCCCAAACCCAGATGTTAGATTTCACATTAAATGCACACCAGCTGACTAGCAAGGCTATCACAAAATTTTACTAGAAATATTACAACAATAGAAGCAGACTGTCAAGTCATTATATAAGATAACATCTTATTTCTGATAAGTAAATATTATGGTTCTTTCTTTTATATCGAACATGTACAGCAAAACTAAAGTCATCTTATTTAAACCTTATTTATGAAGTGagtgtatttttcctttaaattagacCCATTTTCTTCTATAGCACGCTGTATAGAATAATGTCCATTAATGGCTATACAAGAGCTTTATTTTAATGTAGTCATGTTCTTAATTTTTCATTGGCAGGGGCACGGTATACAGAAAGCTTAAGGATTTTAGCCCTGCTGTTGATGACCTTGTTTTGGCAATGAATTTGTGTGATGCACAGGAGCCTCTGGAAATGCAATTACACTCTGAAGCTGAGTTGCAGCTCCATCTCACCTATAATGACTTTGCTGTTCACTGCTACACAAAGGGCTTTTATCAGGAAGGGGTTCTATTACTGAACAAGGCTCTGAATggagaacaaaacaaaaaggagCTTTATGTTAATAGGGGTGGTGAGTAAAGTGTGTAATAAGCTGTTGCTACTTATTATGCATGCTGTAGTGATGAGTGAGATAGTGAAGAGTGAGGGCCGAGTGCCGGTTGGTTGGCTGTAAATCTATGTCAAAACATGGTGAATATTATTTatgactttttaaaaacatttcataaaaatgtacTTCCCCTTTGAAGGAGCATTTCAATACTGCATTGTTTACATGTTGCACACAAGCTAGTTCTTTCATTCAAAGACTGTTTGAGGCCAGTAGTGGAAACTAATGTTCTATTATTCCAAGACTGGTGGGGTCCAAAGAGCAACAGAAAGTCAGAACAAACCTTGTAGGTACACACAGTCATGCACTGTTGTGCCATTCTGCCCATTAAGGCGCCAGTGCCTTTTCTGATTTAATTACATGGTTATTTCATGTATAGAATGGCGAATGAAGAGTCTGTTAAACCTCTGCCACTCGCAAGACAATACTATGTGACTCCATGTTATTACTGGCCAataacttcactttttttttcatctcaagTTTGTATCTTCTTTCACTACAGACTGTTTTTTCCAGCTTGGGGAGCTGTCTTTTGCCCTTGCAGATTATGAGCAGGCTTTAGAGCTGGACAGCACTAACTGGGGTATTCACACTCGCATTGCCAAGCTTCTGGATGAATTGGGGCTAAAAACTCAGCAGTCCAGGTGAGCAGTGTTCAATGATTTGAGGAATACACAAATTCTTACCAGCCATTCATGGACCCATAATATTGTCCTCTCACAGGCAGTACCAGCAAGCAGAGCTTCACTTCTCTGAAGCCATCAAACACCAACCTCTCCTGCCACAGCTATTCCTACACAGATCTCAGGTTAGGCATTATCTGCAGAATATCACTGATGCCCAGATGGATGCTGTCATCTCTATTCTATTGCACCCCAACAGCAATGAGGTAATACAAAACAGCTAAGAATCTTTTTACGTTTATAGGTGGTGCACTGATTTTCTTATGACCATTTATACATTTTGCTCAAGTTGCATCTGTATCTTTAAGGGCACTAGCTCATGGGGCAAT
The genomic region above belongs to Xenopus laevis strain J_2021 chromosome 5L, Xenopus_laevis_v10.1, whole genome shotgun sequence and contains:
- the ttc16.L gene encoding tetratricopeptide repeat protein 16 isoform X1, which produces MDNRYPGSKTEGKREAVEQIPEQSIEPKGRLQRYHETQAIMRLEGPQHGQLSNDKKKIFSFTLGMLNQHIDEIADQLSGIQHAKDTEKDSCEAQLAEVQRDLEHIKEQLNLENLLLGNSQPASLTMESGMEKLTVLEETTVQKEEVMNNIALLEEKVKQLKKKTLLAHDRQHGSPVVNGSDSEPCYQTEDLRLESKQDMVQGQLLSTSVNEGDILQAQKKKIFGSSQIFLNMEDKYFKIQPISFSNVVQDKVTQHYERGLKHMSTQQYESAVVSFSKAIELNPEKAKHYIKRSEAFLQLCDFKSAALNLQKACSFTQPRKEYTELLAFIFYLQGQCLFERECYLDALEYFTRSSELQPLNKQCHLCSISCLAALGRHAECIRLVTKWLEEEQGNPDLYVVRARLYDYLNQASMCYQDLQSALSLHPQHTVACTMQEKLMAKAEEAKMKAINHAVQGHFHEALKKICIALEYSPSSAEYHVFRGTVYRKLKDFSPAVDDLVLAMNLCDAQEPLEMQLHSEAELQLHLTYNDFAVHCYTKGFYQEGVLLLNKALNGEQNKKELYVNRGDCFFQLGELSFALADYEQALELDSTNWGIHTRIAKLLDELGLKTQQSRQYQQAELHFSEAIKHQPLLPQLFLHRSQVRHYLQNITDAQMDAVISILLHPNSNEALLTVMKFFPGKSLEEILRSKLANAAQCVLHRSLRELPVAWREHIHSFGKPEVEASGSKNSGSKLEINTCLSDQQLMAELIKARRSYDSNIQEALNSKGPFQSHGPHLPKISRPENKNPQASHTWKTLSFRETHVG
- the ttc16.L gene encoding tetratricopeptide repeat protein 16 isoform X2; its protein translation is MDNRYPGSKTEGKREAVEQIPEQSIEPKGRLQRYHETQAIMRLEGPQHGQLSNDKKKIFSFTLGMLNQHIDEIADQLSGIQHAKDTEKDSCEAQLAEVQRDLEHIKEQLNLENLLLGNSQPASLTMESGMEKLTVLEETTVQKEEVMNNIALLEEKVKQLKKKTLLAHDRQHGSPVVNGSDSEPCYQTEDLRLESKQDMVQGQLLSTSVNEGDILQAQKKKIFGSSQIFLNMEDKYFKIQPISFSNVVQDKVTQHYERGLKHMSTQQYESAVVSFSKAIELNPEKAKHYIKRSEAFLQLCDFKSAALNLQKACSFTQPRKEYTELLAFIFYLQGQCLFERECYLDALEYFTRSSELQPLNKQCHLCSISCLAALGRHAECIRLVTKWLEEEQGNPDLYVVRARLYDYLNQHTVACTMQEKLMAKAEEAKMKAINHAVQGHFHEALKKICIALEYSPSSAEYHVFRGTVYRKLKDFSPAVDDLVLAMNLCDAQEPLEMQLHSEAELQLHLTYNDFAVHCYTKGFYQEGVLLLNKALNGEQNKKELYVNRGDCFFQLGELSFALADYEQALELDSTNWGIHTRIAKLLDELGLKTQQSRQYQQAELHFSEAIKHQPLLPQLFLHRSQVRHYLQNITDAQMDAVISILLHPNSNEALLTVMKFFPGKSLEEILRSKLANAAQCVLHRSLRELPVAWREHIHSFGKPEVEASGSKNSGSKLEINTCLSDQQLMAELIKARRSYDSNIQEALNSKGPFQSHGPHLPKISRPENKNPQASHTWKTLSFRETHVG